In Coraliomargarita sinensis, the genomic stretch GGGTCACCCAGTGGACGGTGCAACCAGTAATTTTAACGCCGAAATCGTGAGCATCCCGAATCCCGTCGGAACCCTTAAAGCTGGGGAGCAGGCTGGGGTGCAGGTTGATCACACGGCCCTCGAAGGCCTCGATGAATTTCGCCCGGAGGATGCGCATGAAGCCCGCCAGCACGATGAGCTTGGGCGAGAAGCTCTCGATCCGCTCGATGTAGGCGTCCTCGGCGTCCTGGCTCAGGCGCGGGCCGGACTTGCCCGGATCCAGGTAGATCGCGGGCACTTTGAACTTCTGTCCGAGCGAAAGGATGCGGGCATCCTCCACATCACTGATGACCGCAGCGATCTTGGCCGCTCCCAGTTTTTTTGAAGCTTCGGCCTTGAGCAATGCTTCCGCATTGGAGCCCCTGCCGGATCCGAGAATGACAATAGGATAGGCCATTTGAGTGAGAAGTGAAAGTTAATGTGAAAGTGGGCGCATCGGATTTTCGGGTTCCCCTGACTTTGAACGAAAACCGGCAATCGGATAACTGTTGAACGGCGCGTGCGGCCTTACTGGAAGAAGTTTTTAGCTTTTTCGACGAACGATTCGCTGACCGGATTGGCCGGATCCCCGCAAGCTTCGGCATACTCCTCGAGTTTCGCCTTTTGCTCGCTGTTTAGTTTGGTGGGCACTTCCACCTGCACACGGATGAGCAGATCTCCCTTGCGGCCACCGCGCAGTGCGGGGATGCCCTGATCGCGCAGCCGGAAAGTCGTGCCGCTTTGTGTGCCGGGGGGGATTTTCAAGTTTCCTTTCCCGAAGAGGGTGGGCACATCAATCGAGCCGCCCAGTGCGGCGAGTGTGAATTTGATCGGCACTTCACAGAAAAGGTCATTATCGCGGCGCTCGAAGAGCTCGTGCTCTTTGACGTGGATGATGATGTAAAGATCGCCTGCCTGGCCGCCCATTTGTCCGGCCTCACCTTTGCCGCTGGAGCGCAGTTTGGAACCCGTGGCCACACCGGCAGGAATGCGCACATTGACCGTGCTGCTGTCCATGACGCGGCCTTCACCCCGGCAATCCGTGCAGGG encodes the following:
- the purN gene encoding phosphoribosylglycinamide formyltransferase, translated to MAYPIVILGSGRGSNAEALLKAEASKKLGAAKIAAVISDVEDARILSLGQKFKVPAIYLDPGKSGPRLSQDAEDAYIERIESFSPKLIVLAGFMRILRAKFIEAFEGRVINLHPSLLPSFKGSDGIRDAHDFGVKITGCTVHWVTPALDAGPIIDQKEVRVEDADTVDLLAKKIHIAEHRLLPDVVARLSKGKIKPPKG